A section of the Deferribacterota bacterium genome encodes:
- a CDS encoding dihydropteroate synthase: MRNEIKRVGVDPYAEYLINKGLPFNIRIKNLRPCQANIIKQEALAVGIDAAVARDVVSCSRDISDVCLFAHIHG, translated from the coding sequence TTGAGAAATGAAATAAAGCGAGTCGGTGTAGATCCTTATGCAGAGTATCTAATAAATAAAGGCTTACCCTTTAATATAAGAATTAAGAATTTAAGACCCTGTCAAGCTAATATAATAAAACAAGAGGCATTAGCAGTTGGAATTGATGCTGCTGTAGCACGTGATGTTGTAAGCTGTTCACGGGATATATCTGATGTTTGTTTGTTTGCACATATTCATGGTTT